In Notolabrus celidotus isolate fNotCel1 unplaced genomic scaffold, fNotCel1.pri scaffold_151_arrow_ctg1, whole genome shotgun sequence, a genomic segment contains:
- the dbnla gene encoding drebrin-like a: MYAFCRVQDPSSGLPKYVLINWTGEGVKDSRKGMCANHVSSMANFLKGAHVTINARGEEDVEPETILGKVGKASGANFNFHKRTEYKDAPRGPVGSVYRKISAMEEIQQINKDDFWSKAQRDEEVRQQEEKQRTELERQMRERERMELYQKQREEEEEREKEQQRLNQQDNDTRKTGISSAASVQKANEAKSLISQREFNPRDIFKQREQSFEANDRPSPAAYRPGKLQSPFFAQKSFERESPARPRSPPGPSAVQVLPMNPPSPVAPASPVLSYSPARAASPTLPETNGSPPLYRPHSLVPEVHSPVEPADAAYTEEEWSDEFDDDADEAPSGVTPVQDDLYEAPQPVVTEEDLYENIYQDTSRNEENNVQTGGEDIRARALYDYQAVDDTEITFDPDDIITGIDMVDEGWWRGFGPDGNYGMFPANYVELL; encoded by the exons ATGTACGCTTTCTGTCGTGTTCAGGACCCAAGCTCTGGTCTGCCCAAATACGTCCTCATAAACTGG ACAGGTGAAGGTGTGAAGGACTCCAGGAAAGGCATGTGTGCCAACCATGTGAGCTCCATGGCCAACTTCCTGAAG GGAGCTCATGTGACAATAAACGCTCGGGGAGAGGAAGACGTGGAACCAGAGACTATCCTGGGGAAAGTGGGCAAAGCGTCTGGAGCCAACTTCAATTTccacaaaagaacagaatacAAAGATGCACCGCGGGGACCTGTG GGTTCTGTGTATCGGAAAATCAGCGCCATGGAAGAAATCCAACAGATCAATAAAGACGACTTCTGGTCCAAAGCTCAG agagatgaagaagtCCGTCAACAGGAGGAGAAGCAGCGGACAGAGCTGGAGAGACAgatgagggagagggagaggatgga gCTCTATCagaagcagagggaggaggaggaggaaagagagaaggaacagCAGAGGCTG AACCAGCAGGACAATGACACCAGGAAGACGGGAATCAGCTCTGCTGCGTCCGTGCAGAAAGCTAAC GAGGCTAAATCTCTGATCTCTCAGAGAGAGTTTAATCCAAGAGACATTTTCAAACAGAGGGAGCAGAGCTTTGAGGCCAACGACAGACCGTCTCCTGCTGCGTACCGACCAG ggAAGCTGCAGAGTCCGTTTTTTGCTCAGAAATCCTTCGAGAGAGAGTCCCCTGCAAGGCCGCGGTCTCCTCCAGGTCCATCTGCGGTCCAGGTCTTACCCATGAACCCCCCATCTCCGGTTGCACCTGCCTCCCCAGTGCTGTCGTACTCACCTGCCCGGGCTGCCTCTCCGACACTCCCAGAGACGAATGGCTCACCTCCTCTATACAGGCCACACTCACTTGTTCCAGAGGTCCACTCACCTGTGGAACCTGCAG ACGCTGCTTACACCGAGGAGGAGTGGTCAGATGAGTTTGATGATGATGCAGATGAAGCTCCTTCAG GAGTGACTCCAGTTCAGGATGACCTGTATGAGGCGCCACAGCCAGTTGTAACAGAAGAGGACCTGTATGAGAATATTTACCAGGACACGTCCAGG AATGAAGAGAACAACGTGCAAACTGGAGGAGAGGACATCCGGGCCAGAGCTCTGTACGACTACCAGGCTg tgGACGACACCGAGATAACCTTTGACCCTGATGACATCATAACGGGGATCGACATGGTGGACGAGGGTTGGTGGAGAGGTTTCGGGCCGGACGGAAACTACGGCATGTTCCCCGCAAACTACGTGGAGCTCCTCTAG